In Treponema denticola, one genomic interval encodes:
- a CDS encoding type II toxin-antitoxin system Phd/YefM family antitoxin, with protein MNTIRPVSDLRNNFADISKIVHQSQQPVFLTKNGYGDMVVMSMETFEDMRFESDIYSKLQEAEKQASLTGKRFSSKDVFEEIQKLISE; from the coding sequence ATGAATACAATACGGCCTGTTTCAGATCTGCGTAATAATTTTGCCGATATTTCAAAGATTGTACATCAAAGTCAACAACCGGTATTTTTAACTAAAAATGGCTACGGTGATATGGTTGTAATGAGTATGGAAACTTTTGAAGATATGAGATTTGAAAGCGATATTTATTCTAAATTACAGGAAGCTGAAAAACAAGCTTCTTTAACAGGAAAACGTTTTTCATCAAAAGATGTATTTGAAGAAATTCAAAAGCTTATTAGTGAATAA